The DNA segment GACTTTAGGTCTTGGATGGGTGCAAAATCCCCATACATGGAATAGATCCCATCAGCCATATACCAAATCCTTTTTCTCGTATTGGAAAGTGACTTGATCTTATCCTCCAACATGTTTATGTTGTTGTGCCGGATCATATCGATGGGGACACTCCTGTTTTTCAAGACCTTGGCTGCACTCTGTACGCTCCAGTGTACTTGGTGGTCCAATATAATGGCATCCTGGTCTTTTACGGCACTGGGGATGACCCCTAAATGCCCCAACGTACTGTTTTTGGTTATAATTACCGGACAGTTGTACATTTCGGTCACCCTCTCTTCCAGTTGTCGGTAGAGCGGATTGGAGATGTAAGATTTAGAAAGCGGGAACTGGGTGCCGAATTTTTTAATTGCACTTATTGCTGCGTCTTTCAATCGGGGGTCCTGTTCCAGGCCTAAATAGCCCGTTGTCCCAAAATGAAATAACTTTTTATTTTTAACCTCAATGGTCCTACCTGAAAACTCTGTCCCTTCTGCATACAGGTGCAGCACACCTTCCTGCATGGCATCGGTAAACACCTCATTTACTGTGTCCAAAAAATTGTTGTGCTTGATTTTTGCCATCGCTTTTCTTTTTGATGACATAAAATTTAGGGGCATTTGTTGTAATATAAAAAACGATCTTCCACATAATCCCTAACAGGTAACCTTTAATCCTTTATGGATAACCATAACCTAATATTTGATAGGGATTGTGTATAAACTTCTATATCATAAGTTGATAATTTCGTAAATTTATATAGAATACCAGTTTTCTAGTTATCATGTTGGATTTTTTTGAAAATGATTATGCTACCTACAAGCTAAGCGATGGTATCTTAAGTATAAGATATCACAGTGATGTAAGTATAGATTTTGATGCGGCAGTACAAATAGTCAAAGACCGACTTTTGTTACAGCAAGGGGAACATTTACCGGTTTTGTGCGATATCCGTGGGGTAAAGGAAATCAACAAATCAGCACGTGGCTATTTGGCAGTGGAGGGTTCTGTTTTAATAAAAGCAGCGGCGTTTATTGTTGAATCCCCAGTTTCAGAGGTTTTGTCCAGTTTTTACTTGCGCACCAGTAAACCTCCTATACCAAACCGTTCCTTTCAATCAATTGAGGAGGCTAAAAGATTTTTAAATAGCTTTTAAAGCTATTTTCTAACGTAACTGATTTTAATTTTGAAAAGTTCGCTTCCTTTTAGTCAACAGGATTTAGGTATTTGATAATTAAGACCACTAATTGATGGAGTATGCCCGAAAGGTTAAAACATATCGAAAAAATGCTGATGGAAATGAGTACCGGTAATTTTTTCTACCGGGTGGAACGGTCTGTCAAAAATGACAATGTAGAGGCATTGGTGGTCGTTTTGAATATGATGGCCGAAGAGATACAGGAAGCCATGGTACACCAAGGATATGTACAAGCCCACGGAACCATCAAACATATTGTACAGATGAGTTTTATACTTGATGATAAAGGACATATCCAAGCCACTAACCAAAGAACCTGTAGTATTTTATCCACTTTGTATTCAGAGATCATTGAAAAACCATTTGCTGTTTTTTTAGATGAAAGCTCCAAAGTGAAATGGCAAAATACCTGGAAAACCCTTAAACAAAAAGGCATCTATGAAAATTCGGTGGAACTGGCGTTTAAGACCAAAAGCAACCTTGTGGTCCCAAGCGTTTGTTATATTACCACTTTCAAAGTTGAACATTCTGAACCGAAGAAAACACTGATAACAGTAGTCCATCACTCTAACGATCGGGACAGACTTGAAAAAGAGTTAAAGCGAAGTGTGACAAAATCAAAAAAGAAAAAAGGGAGCAAAAACTCCCTTCCTAAAAAACCAAAAATCCGTTTGAGCTTTGAGGATATTAAAAAATTAAGAAAAGGGCGTGATATCATCATAAACAACCTTGAGAAGGACTTTCCTTCTTTAAAAGATTTTGCGCTTCAAATAGGAACCAATGAGTTCAAACTTAAATACGGATTTAAAGAACTGTATGGGACAAGTGTGTACCGTTTCTTGAAAAATGAAAGGTTGAGAAAATCAAAAATGTTGGTACAATACAGTGATCTGCATATAAAGACAATTGCACATATGATTGGGTTTAAAAGTGTTCCACATTTTTCAAGGTCATTTAAGAAACGATACGGGTTTACCCCGAGTGCTCTTCGTAAAAAATCCATTTAATGTCAAGAGGTCAATTGTTCTTGGCCCTGAGCAAATCCCTATACCGACAAAAAGAAATCCCTTATGCATAAATTTTAATGTGGAACTTTATCATATCCAATTAAAAGATATGATTCGCATTAAAGTAAGATACCATTTAGCTGTAAAACTTATCAGCTTTCTTTTTGTCATATTGTTCGTATATGCCGCAACTAGTAAACTTCTGGATTATAAAACTTTTACCCTTCAACTGGCACAATCACCACTGCTAAGTGCATATGCTGGTATTATTACTTGGTCGGTGCCAGGACTGGAAATACTCATTGCTATATTTTTAATACTGCCCCGTTATAGAAAAATAGGCCTGTACGCTTCCTTCTTTCTGATGGTACTCTTTACAACCTATATCTATATTATTCTTAACTATGCTGACTTTGTACCTTGTTCATGCGGAGGGGTATTGGAAAATTTGAATTGGACGCAACACTTTACATTAAATATTATTTTTATATGTCTTGCCATTGCTGCTATTCTAATGGGTGTAAAAACAAGGTGTATAAAAAAAATAATTTTAATCGGTGTATTTGCTATCACTGGGGTGGGAGCGGTAGTCCTACTTTTTAATTTATCGGAAGAGAAAATGCAACGCAATAATGCTTTTCTTAGAAGATACATTCCACATTATATTGAAAAGATTCATTCTTGGGATTTAAAATTCAATTCATATTATTTGGCTGGTTTAGAAAATGGCCAAATTTATCTTGGAAATTCAACGGCACCTTTAAAAATTGTAACTCTGGATACCTCTTTGTCAAAGGCTGAAAATCGTAGGATAACTTTGGATAACATGGAATTGCCTTACAGAGCAGTAAGGTTTAAAGTTTTTGGGACTAATATCTGGGTTTATGATGGAACAGTGCCAATAATTCTAAAAGGAAATACATCAAATTTAAATGCTAAAACAATATTCAGAGATCCTTATTATATATCTGAATTAATTCCCATTGATTCCTCGAAAACTATAATCCGAGTGCTCGTTGATAAAAATATAATAGGAGTTTTTTCTGAAAATACGCCTCGGATAAAATTCAACTCATCCATTTTGAATGATCAAGGTAATGGGGTGTTTGACACCGACGGTCAGTTGATTTATAATAGACTATTGAAAAAATTAATATTCACTTATTATTATCGAAATGAATTTATTGTGTTTGATCCAGACTTAGATATTGATTACCGGGGCAAAACAATTGACACAGTAAGTCGAGCTGTTTTAAATATTGTCAATTTAAATTCTAGTAACAAAACAAAATTGGGGGCTCAATCATTATTAATAAATGCAAAAACAGCTACAGACTCTCATTTTCTTTACATAGCGTCGCCACGTCTAGGCAAATCAGAACCTGAAGAATTATTAGATGTAGCAACTGTAATTGATGTCTACGATCTTATCGATAAAAGCTATCAATTTAGTTTTTATTTATACCATCAAGAAGGTAAGAAGATGAGTGAATTTATGATAAGAGATTATAAATTATACGCATTGATGGGGGATGAAATTATCATTTTTAAAATGAAAGAAAACTAAAGCATTGCGCAGTGATAGGGGTAAGACCGAAAACCTATAAAAAAGAGTAGGTCATAATTAATTAAAATTAAATATTATGAAAACTAAAAAAAGAAAATTAGTATTACCGTTAATGGCTTTTTTGTTTGCAATTGCAGCTGCATTTGCAACACAGGAAAATCATGAGGAAGATACAGCATTAGTGCCAGGTTATATTCGTGTAAACAACGTTTGCCAACCTGCCCAAGAATGTAGTACAGTATTTGGGGAGATCTGTACCTATCAAGGAAAACCTGTTTTTGGAATGACAGGTTCATCCGACTGTAATTTACCCTTATATTTCCCTAAAAAATAAAAGGTAAATTAATTTATGGGTTATTCATAGGGCTATAATTTCTATGGATAACCCATTTATTTTAAATAAGTATCAAACCAATTTTTAACTTGAACTTCATTATTAATTTGATTCTCAAAATTTAACAACGTATGCCCTTCATCTTCATATAGTAACATTTTAACTTCTTTTTTTAGCCTACGCAAAGCAAGAAACATTTCTAGAGATTGTGAGTAATCGACTAATAAATCTTTTTTGCCAGCCCACAACAACAAAGGTGTTTTGATTTTGTTTGCATGTTGGATAGGGGAGTTATTCAAGTAATTTTTTTGAATCTCAAAATAAGGCTTTTCAAATCTCATTTGATCATCTTCGAAACGCCACATAGTCGATTTTTTAGTATAGTATTCATCAATTGAAAAATAAAGACTTGTTAAGTCCATAATACCACTGCTTGCAACAGCTGCTGCAAACATATCAGTTTGTGATATGATAAAGGCAGTTTCATACCCCCCAAATGAATGACCTGCCAATCCTATTTTGGTTTTATTTATAAAGTTATATTTAAGTGCTTCATTTACTGCGGATTTTACACAGTGGACTGCAGAAAAACCAGGGTTCCCTGTTGTGTAAGAGATGTCTGGAAGCAGTATAAAGTATCCGTTCTGAGAAAATGTTCGCTTACTTATCCCATTATCTTTTAGCTTATCGGGCAATTTAAATTTGTAAAACGTTTCTGAAACCTTTTCATATATCTGTACAATCATCGGGTATTTTTTTGATGGATCAAAATGAACAGGGTACATTAGAATGCCTTTGAGAAGTTCTCCATTTTGGTCTGGATATTCTATAATTTCCCTTTTACTTTTAAATAGCTTTGCCGCTGTTTCGTTAGATTGATAGAGTTTTTTTTCTTCGGATCCTTTCCTTTTATAGATAATTTGCGGAGGGGTGTTTTGTGTTTCCCTAATATATAAATACCCCGTTTTATTTAATTTTTTCATCGCGGAGATATATGATGCTCCAAACACTATTTTTTGCAGAGGTTTGTTTTTTTTCCACTTCAAGTAACCAGTTCTTCCTAGTGTCCCAGTAGCCTTCAAGATTAATCCTTTCTTTAAATTATACTCAGGCTTACTGTATTTAATTAGATTGCTTTTTCTATTTATTAATCCTACATTACTTAAGCGATACTGTATTTTGTTTTGATTCCCTGATGTTAATTTTACTTTTCTTGATCCATCCAATTCAATCAACCATATATCGTACTCATCATATAGTAGTATAGCATTATTTTCTGTCAACCAACCGCCGAAACCGTAGGCTACACGGGATGACTTATAATAAGTTGAATCTCTTATAAAAGTTGTGTTTAGTTCAGCTGTCAAGTTTTTGTGTGAACTTTCTGCAATATTATATACCCACCAATCCTTATTTTTAAAATAAACTATAAAATCGCTATTGTTAGAAATAATTAAATGACCATTTTTATTCTTAAAATTAGTGACCAGGGGGGTAACGCTCTTTTTTTTCAGGGAATAAATCTGAAGGTCAATATCGGCAGCGGCTTTTTCCTGTGGCTCATGTTCCCAATTATTATAAAGCACTGCATTTTCTTCGTTCCCGGTCAAAACAGCCTCTGGATACTGTGGATTTCCAATGGGGGTTATACTGTTCGCTTTAAGGTCCCAAGTGGCCAACCAAGGGCCATTGGATCTATTTTTATGTTTTTTTGTAACTGGGATGAGCGCATCACTACCTTTCCATATTTCAACCTTACTAGGGTTTGAGTTATTATTTTTTTTCTGTATTTTTTCTAAATAAAAAAAAACATTATTGCCATTTTCTGATAAAAAGGGTTTCCTATTTGATATGGTATGACCAACTGGGAAACTTGAATTTTTATATGCATCCAAATACATTAACTTGGGAGTTGTGTGCATTGAAAATTTATAAAGACGATTAGTATAATACTCCTTCTGGCTATAACTAACCTTTTCCATAAAAAGTAAAGACTTTCCATCATCACTCCAACTTAGGTTGAAGTAATCTGAATTCTTACTTTCTATTAATTTTAAAGATTCAAACTTTTTAAGGTCTAATAGTTTTATACTTTTTTTGTTGTTAACTTCAGTAGTATAAACCAACCATGGTTTTTTTGGGTTGAATGCATTTGCATATTGCATTATACCAGATAGTCTCAAATTTCTATTTTGCTCTAAGTCTTTAATTAATAGACTATATCCTTTATCTGATTTTATTTTAAGGGCTAGATATCGGCCGGATTTACTTAATTGAAATTTATAGGCTTCTGGGATTATTTCATTGTGTCCATTATTTAAATTCAACATTTTCACCTGATTATCATTAGTGGTATAAATGAAGAGTTTATTGCTATTCGCAAACTTACCATTCGTACCCTTTGGTAGATTATATTTAATTCCATTTTCTGTGTTTTTTACCATCAGCGTATCTGCATCACTTTCGTAGTGTAAATTCCACGTAGCCCAATTTCCATTGGTTGAAAGGTTTAGCCAATAAATATGAGCACTATTGTAACCTTGTATTTTTACTGGGCTTTCTGGACTTAAAGCCTGCCCAAAAATTGGACAGGCATTTACAGTGAACAAGAAAATGATTATAAAGTGGCTAATTTCTAATCTTCTTGTACCGATTAAAATATTATAGTCTAACATTAATATCCTGGGTTTTGTGGTTGGAGGTTTTGATTTATCAGCAATTCATTTTCGGGGAGAGGAAACAGTACGTCCGTTACCTTCCAACCTGGTTTTATGGGGCTGAGAATATTGTTTGCGGTACCTGTCCTTTTTAAATCAAACCATCGCATACCATGTTCTGTGAAAAGTTCAAACTTTCTCTCCTTTTGAATTGCATTTAGTATATCGGTCTTTGTGGATGCATCTGTGTCAGAAAGACCGGCACGGTTCCTTATAATGTTCAGATCTCGTTTTGCACCTACAAGATTATTTTCAAATGCCCTGGCTTCAGCCCTTATTAAATATTGTTCTGCCAACCGGAAAACTATTGAATATTCCAAGCTACTTCCTGTTTCATCCCGTTGTTTGTATTTAAATGGAAAATAATAAGTGCCTGTTCCATCTGCGACTTCTCCAACCCAATTTGATCTCCTGTTATCTCCTATCTCAAAACTATCAACAAAAGCTGGCCTCAATGCCACATCGACGGGAGGAGCAGTTGGTATTATAAAAGTGAACCCTTCTTTTGTAGTACTACCATTTTGTGGTTTTAACTGCCAAATTGTAGAAGCGCTATTTTTTAAAAAGACATCGTCTAGATTAGACACGAGAGAATACTTATTGTTTTCCAATATAAGGGAGCTTTCCATTGTTGCCTTAGAGTACTGACCATTATATAAATATACCCGTGCCAATAAAGCAGAAGCTGACCCTTTGTTAGGTCTAATACGTTCACCTGTTAAATATTCTTGTGAGAGTAAATCACGTGCATGAACCAAATCTTCAATAATATTTTGATAGACCTTATCTGCGGTCATCCTTTTTACCTGATTATTGATTTCGTAATCAGTAGTTTTTATATAGGGTATATCACCAAAAAGCTGGAGCAGATAGTAATGGACAAAGCCTCGAATGAAATAACCCTCTCCAAGCAAATTTTGTTTTTCATCCTCTGTAAGGGAAGTTGAATTTGAAACCCCTTCAATTAGTGAATTAGAGCTATAAATTAAATTATAACTTCTGTTCCAAATTGATCCAATCGAATTGTTAGTGGGAAGGATGGTATGGTTGTAAAAATTAAAGGCATCGTTTCCAACAGAGCCGTAATAATCAAGTTCATCTGCGTAAAGGCCCATATAGTAACTTAACCCTTGAGTACCTGTTAGCAAGGTGTTATCTCTTAGTTTTGCATACATATCTGTAAGCACTGCGGTGGCCGTAGCTTCATTGTTGAACACTTCGTTACCGGTCAATTGATCTTGTGGAAAATCGACTTCAAGATAATCCTCACAGGAAATAAAAAGTATAATTAAGGTGAACGAAAGGAGAATTTTTAAACCTTCTGCTTTTTCTAATGATTTCATAATGTTGTGTTTTAATTAAAGTGTTAAGTCAAATCCAAAAGAAAGTTGACGTAGGGGAGGCAGAAACCCTTTTAACTGTTCTGGATCCCCTGCATTGTATTTTGTAATGGTCAATACATTCTGAGCTTGCAAGTATATCCGGCATCTAGCGTCCAGTATGTTTTCGGGTAATAGGTATGAGAGTGAAATATTTTTTAAACGAACATAGGACCCATCGGATATGGATGCATCACTTCGACCATAATTTGAAAATGCCTCTGTAGCTTCAGCATTTGAACCTGTAGTATATAATTGCATAAAACCACTATCTCCGGGTTGTTGCCAACGGTCTAAAACCGATACAGGCTGATTTACCATAATACCCGGTGCCGTTCCATTCCGAAAATTATTGAACGCTTTTTGTTTTTTGAATTGAAAAAAGAAGCTAAGGTCCCAATTTTTATAGGTTAACTGATTGCTAAGCCCACCATAATAGTCTGGTGCCAAGTCTACGACTTGTTGCTGGTCGTCGGGTGCACTGATGTTTCCGTCATTATTATAATCTTC comes from the Marixanthomonas ophiurae genome and includes:
- a CDS encoding DUF7793 family protein, whose translation is MLDFFENDYATYKLSDGILSIRYHSDVSIDFDAAVQIVKDRLLLQQGEHLPVLCDIRGVKEINKSARGYLAVEGSVLIKAAAFIVESPVSEVLSSFYLRTSKPPIPNRSFQSIEEAKRFLNSF
- a CDS encoding helix-turn-helix domain-containing protein, coding for MPERLKHIEKMLMEMSTGNFFYRVERSVKNDNVEALVVVLNMMAEEIQEAMVHQGYVQAHGTIKHIVQMSFILDDKGHIQATNQRTCSILSTLYSEIIEKPFAVFLDESSKVKWQNTWKTLKQKGIYENSVELAFKTKSNLVVPSVCYITTFKVEHSEPKKTLITVVHHSNDRDRLEKELKRSVTKSKKKKGSKNSLPKKPKIRLSFEDIKKLRKGRDIIINNLEKDFPSLKDFALQIGTNEFKLKYGFKELYGTSVYRFLKNERLRKSKMLVQYSDLHIKTIAHMIGFKSVPHFSRSFKKRYGFTPSALRKKSI
- a CDS encoding MauE/DoxX family redox-associated membrane protein, translating into MIRIKVRYHLAVKLISFLFVILFVYAATSKLLDYKTFTLQLAQSPLLSAYAGIITWSVPGLEILIAIFLILPRYRKIGLYASFFLMVLFTTYIYIILNYADFVPCSCGGVLENLNWTQHFTLNIIFICLAIAAILMGVKTRCIKKIILIGVFAITGVGAVVLLFNLSEEKMQRNNAFLRRYIPHYIEKIHSWDLKFNSYYLAGLENGQIYLGNSTAPLKIVTLDTSLSKAENRRITLDNMELPYRAVRFKVFGTNIWVYDGTVPIILKGNTSNLNAKTIFRDPYYISELIPIDSSKTIIRVLVDKNIIGVFSENTPRIKFNSSILNDQGNGVFDTDGQLIYNRLLKKLIFTYYYRNEFIVFDPDLDIDYRGKTIDTVSRAVLNIVNLNSSNKTKLGAQSLLINAKTATDSHFLYIASPRLGKSEPEELLDVATVIDVYDLIDKSYQFSFYLYHQEGKKMSEFMIRDYKLYALMGDEIIIFKMKEN
- a CDS encoding DUF6520 family protein, with the translated sequence MKTKKRKLVLPLMAFLFAIAAAFATQENHEEDTALVPGYIRVNNVCQPAQECSTVFGEICTYQGKPVFGMTGSSDCNLPLYFPKK
- a CDS encoding S9 family peptidase; the encoded protein is MLDYNILIGTRRLEISHFIIIFLFTVNACPIFGQALSPESPVKIQGYNSAHIYWLNLSTNGNWATWNLHYESDADTLMVKNTENGIKYNLPKGTNGKFANSNKLFIYTTNDNQVKMLNLNNGHNEIIPEAYKFQLSKSGRYLALKIKSDKGYSLLIKDLEQNRNLRLSGIMQYANAFNPKKPWLVYTTEVNNKKSIKLLDLKKFESLKLIESKNSDYFNLSWSDDGKSLLFMEKVSYSQKEYYTNRLYKFSMHTTPKLMYLDAYKNSSFPVGHTISNRKPFLSENGNNVFFYLEKIQKKNNNSNPSKVEIWKGSDALIPVTKKHKNRSNGPWLATWDLKANSITPIGNPQYPEAVLTGNEENAVLYNNWEHEPQEKAAADIDLQIYSLKKKSVTPLVTNFKNKNGHLIISNNSDFIVYFKNKDWWVYNIAESSHKNLTAELNTTFIRDSTYYKSSRVAYGFGGWLTENNAILLYDEYDIWLIELDGSRKVKLTSGNQNKIQYRLSNVGLINRKSNLIKYSKPEYNLKKGLILKATGTLGRTGYLKWKKNKPLQKIVFGASYISAMKKLNKTGYLYIRETQNTPPQIIYKRKGSEEKKLYQSNETAAKLFKSKREIIEYPDQNGELLKGILMYPVHFDPSKKYPMIVQIYEKVSETFYKFKLPDKLKDNGISKRTFSQNGYFILLPDISYTTGNPGFSAVHCVKSAVNEALKYNFINKTKIGLAGHSFGGYETAFIISQTDMFAAAVASSGIMDLTSLYFSIDEYYTKKSTMWRFEDDQMRFEKPYFEIQKNYLNNSPIQHANKIKTPLLLWAGKKDLLVDYSQSLEMFLALRRLKKEVKMLLYEDEGHTLLNFENQINNEVQVKNWFDTYLK
- a CDS encoding RagB/SusD family nutrient uptake outer membrane protein, whose translation is MKSLEKAEGLKILLSFTLIILFISCEDYLEVDFPQDQLTGNEVFNNEATATAVLTDMYAKLRDNTLLTGTQGLSYYMGLYADELDYYGSVGNDAFNFYNHTILPTNNSIGSIWNRSYNLIYSSNSLIEGVSNSTSLTEDEKQNLLGEGYFIRGFVHYYLLQLFGDIPYIKTTDYEINNQVKRMTADKVYQNIIEDLVHARDLLSQEYLTGERIRPNKGSASALLARVYLYNGQYSKATMESSLILENNKYSLVSNLDDVFLKNSASTIWQLKPQNGSTTKEGFTFIIPTAPPVDVALRPAFVDSFEIGDNRRSNWVGEVADGTGTYYFPFKYKQRDETGSSLEYSIVFRLAEQYLIRAEARAFENNLVGAKRDLNIIRNRAGLSDTDASTKTDILNAIQKERKFELFTEHGMRWFDLKRTGTANNILSPIKPGWKVTDVLFPLPENELLINQNLQPQNPGY